One Paenisporosarcina sp. FSL H8-0542 genomic region harbors:
- a CDS encoding helix-turn-helix transcriptional regulator has product MVFNSQDFGERLKEIRIQHGLSMLALGKDIGTSASRIKSWESGESVPSANWIVAIAERFNISTDLLLINSPLKQLEWSEEMYKISESATTFNFVSEPEEQVYSQLNSSASSSRTDVEWEDIMNGTSSQDDLSIEDLFPGKSQKQRYLDQLTSLYSKLTTQDLMELYTLAEVKARNKR; this is encoded by the coding sequence TTGGTATTCAATTCACAAGATTTTGGTGAACGATTGAAAGAAATACGCATTCAACACGGGCTTTCTATGTTGGCACTTGGGAAAGACATCGGTACTTCCGCTAGCCGCATCAAGAGTTGGGAAAGCGGTGAGAGCGTCCCTTCTGCAAACTGGATTGTGGCGATAGCTGAACGATTCAACATTTCAACTGATTTATTACTAATAAATAGTCCTTTAAAGCAATTGGAATGGTCAGAAGAAATGTACAAAATAAGCGAATCAGCCACAACTTTTAATTTCGTGAGTGAACCTGAAGAGCAAGTCTACTCTCAGTTAAACTCCTCAGCCAGTTCAAGTAGAACAGACGTTGAATGGGAAGACATCATGAACGGGACATCATCTCAAGATGACCTTTCTATAGAAGATTTATTTCCAGGGAAATCACAAAAACAACGATACCTGGACCAACTAACATCCCTATATTCTAAACTCACCACACAGGATTTAATGGAACTGTATACATTGGCGGAAGTGAAAGCAAGGAATAAACGATGA
- a CDS encoding aspartyl-phosphate phosphatase Spo0E family protein, with protein MNTPTIGKTNVTLKQINSKKREMYKKAKHLGMSHPNVVMCSQELDELLNHYQGIYQFNFVV; from the coding sequence ATGAATACGCCAACGATAGGTAAAACGAACGTAACGTTGAAACAAATCAACAGTAAAAAAAGAGAAATGTATAAGAAAGCAAAGCACTTGGGTATGAGTCATCCCAACGTCGTCATGTGCAGTCAAGAGTTGGATGAGTTACTCAACCACTATCAAGGGATTTATCAATTCAATTTTGTCGTATAG
- a CDS encoding NUDIX domain-containing protein produces MFIVNVEGAIYHDGKWLLIRRSEKEEHAGGSLSLVGGKVEIEGVSSDILERTLKREIAEEVGIEVSNLRYVNSSSFVTDSGIHVVDIVFLCDHHSGEAYAKSPDEVDVVLWMTTEQIVNHHDVPGYLKDNIKLADRLAQQHTIVNF; encoded by the coding sequence TTGTTTATTGTAAATGTAGAGGGCGCAATTTATCACGATGGAAAGTGGTTGTTAATCAGACGCAGTGAAAAAGAAGAACATGCGGGTGGATCGCTGTCTTTGGTTGGGGGCAAGGTAGAAATAGAAGGAGTTTCATCGGATATTTTAGAAAGAACACTAAAAAGAGAAATTGCGGAAGAAGTGGGCATTGAAGTTTCAAATCTTCGGTATGTGAATAGCTCATCATTTGTTACGGATTCAGGCATCCATGTAGTAGATATTGTATTTCTTTGCGACCACCATTCGGGAGAAGCGTATGCTAAGAGTCCAGATGAAGTGGACGTCGTTCTGTGGATGACCACTGAACAAATCGTAAATCATCATGATGTACCGGGTTACTTGAAGGACAATATCAAACTTGCGGATAGATTAGCTCAACAACATACAATAGTAAATTTTTAA
- a CDS encoding YiaA/YiaB family inner membrane protein: MYPTKYRRRNTVAFTVLAYFTFFAGVVMFAIGLYNADNLQLNEKGYYIAVMILVAVGAILTQKVTRDNAEDNDILAEQERQFNNTRIPSGSKES; encoded by the coding sequence ATGTATCCAACGAAATACAGAAGACGCAATACCGTCGCTTTTACCGTGCTTGCTTATTTCACATTCTTTGCAGGTGTAGTCATGTTCGCAATCGGTCTTTACAATGCGGATAATTTACAACTAAATGAAAAAGGCTATTACATCGCAGTCATGATCTTGGTGGCAGTGGGTGCAATCCTAACACAAAAAGTGACACGTGATAATGCGGAAGATAACGATATTTTGGCAGAACAAGAGAGACAATTTAACAATACACGAATTCCAAGTGGGTCGAAGGAATCGTAA
- a CDS encoding GNAT family N-acetyltransferase: MENLKLHVGYDKKEALYVRESLINYNKKQVAYTEEEKINIIIKDDNHNILGGILGNIDWKCFHIEILWIDDVLRGQGQGRELMKEAEKVAIEKGCNLIRLETYSFQAPDFYKKLGYEVLGKLENYPEGFDHYYLFKRLNSL, translated from the coding sequence ATGGAAAACTTAAAACTTCATGTTGGATATGATAAAAAGGAAGCATTATATGTTAGAGAAAGTCTAATCAATTACAATAAAAAACAAGTTGCTTATACTGAAGAAGAAAAAATAAATATTATTATTAAAGATGACAATCACAACATATTAGGTGGAATATTAGGGAATATAGATTGGAAATGCTTTCACATTGAGATTCTTTGGATTGATGACGTGTTACGCGGACAAGGTCAAGGAAGAGAGTTAATGAAGGAAGCAGAGAAAGTAGCTATAGAAAAAGGGTGTAATTTAATTAGATTGGAGACTTATAGTTTTCAAGCCCCTGATTTTTATAAAAAACTTGGTTATGAAGTTTTAGGTAAACTTGAAAACTATCCAGAAGGTTTTGACCATTATTATTTATTTAAAAGATTGAACAGTCTTTGA
- a CDS encoding type II CAAX endopeptidase family protein — MFEEMKTRHLFGLNILLMVVFGIGAIFLPYNDDNFVEAGITLILYIAAPILFFRYHFRKQGRSVREVVFKEGTVEWLPRLFGFVVISIAFSISVFWLQLFALYPIFPGFVDFLLEPIPMPENPIYLVISLVSIAIIGPIAEEFIFRGVLLHRMMKKTSMWGGILISSILFGLLHADVVGAFIFGVIASLLYLKTRNLLIPILMHIINNSIAVIWMYVAPTWPKWGIMESSELYDKALPNAIVLLISSVLITWVIVSLVKSLPKKTHKEEVHEEIAQ; from the coding sequence ATGTTTGAAGAGATGAAGACGCGTCATTTGTTTGGTTTGAATATTTTATTGATGGTGGTATTTGGAATTGGGGCTATTTTCCTTCCTTACAATGATGATAATTTTGTGGAAGCCGGAATTACGCTAATTTTGTATATAGCAGCACCCATTCTGTTCTTCCGATATCATTTCCGAAAACAAGGTCGATCTGTACGTGAAGTGGTATTCAAGGAAGGAACCGTCGAATGGCTACCTCGTTTATTTGGATTTGTTGTGATTTCCATTGCGTTTTCAATAAGTGTATTTTGGCTTCAATTGTTTGCCTTGTATCCTATTTTTCCTGGGTTTGTGGATTTTCTTTTGGAGCCCATTCCGATGCCGGAAAACCCGATTTATTTAGTGATTTCACTTGTCAGTATAGCCATTATTGGTCCCATTGCTGAGGAGTTTATCTTCCGTGGCGTTTTGTTGCATCGCATGATGAAGAAAACGTCGATGTGGGGCGGAATCCTCATTTCCAGTATTCTGTTTGGCCTGTTGCATGCAGATGTTGTCGGGGCATTTATCTTTGGAGTGATCGCTTCCTTGTTGTATTTGAAAACACGCAATTTATTGATTCCGATTTTAATGCACATTATCAATAATTCGATTGCCGTGATCTGGATGTATGTCGCACCGACTTGGCCAAAGTGGGGCATTATGGAAAGCTCAGAACTGTATGATAAAGCCCTTCCGAATGCGATTGTGCTATTGATTAGTTCTGTATTAATTACGTGGGTGATTGTAAGTTTGGTTAAAAGTTTGCCGAAGAAAACACATAAAGAAGAAGTGCATGAAGAAATAGCTCAATGA
- a CDS encoding MFS transporter, which produces MRPYNEKISIYYGMASTIAMNFSNNFFPIFAITILSATNYQVGLISSLPPLVALLMTIPAAMLLNRAHEHKKLVAMSVLLARLMFLLIVMLVYLPSESMQAWAFLAIIALMSVPNTVANIGSQTLISGMIDESRRGQFFSDRNRLLTMVGLVSTLIIGMVMKDESDNVTAYQILFAMAFGFGLLEAFLLMKHDEAPAHGGGPLVKKKLMDWSIFKHANYVWFLVAALFFNFAWQMAWGIFNIYHVRVVGATIFWISMFSVGNMLMQILTFPLWKKWAERKSNVRVFVWAAIGMASTPFLTVLSTNLYYLTLVQTMSGFFLSGVVLLLFNLLLEQSPEESRTYCITTYNVLLAFMAFLAPQIGIWMLNSWGVETAMYLNSGLRLLSAALFYAVYVRYGRTPKTIT; this is translated from the coding sequence ATGCGACCATATAATGAAAAAATCAGCATTTATTATGGCATGGCTTCGACCATTGCGATGAATTTTTCTAACAACTTCTTTCCCATTTTTGCAATTACCATTTTGAGCGCCACCAACTACCAAGTGGGATTGATTAGTTCCCTTCCCCCGCTTGTCGCGTTGCTCATGACTATTCCAGCTGCCATGCTACTGAACCGAGCACATGAGCATAAGAAGCTAGTGGCGATGTCGGTTTTGCTTGCAAGGTTGATGTTCCTGCTGATTGTCATGCTCGTGTATTTGCCTTCTGAATCGATGCAGGCATGGGCTTTCCTTGCCATCATTGCACTAATGAGTGTGCCGAATACTGTGGCAAACATCGGCTCGCAAACCTTGATTAGCGGCATGATCGATGAATCCAGGCGTGGCCAATTTTTCAGTGACCGCAATCGGCTATTGACGATGGTTGGGCTCGTTTCGACACTTATCATCGGCATGGTGATGAAAGATGAATCCGACAATGTGACAGCGTATCAAATCCTATTTGCAATGGCCTTTGGATTTGGACTTTTGGAGGCCTTCTTGTTGATGAAGCACGACGAAGCGCCTGCCCATGGGGGTGGCCCTTTGGTAAAGAAAAAGTTAATGGATTGGTCCATTTTCAAGCATGCTAATTACGTATGGTTTTTAGTAGCAGCACTATTCTTCAACTTTGCGTGGCAAATGGCATGGGGGATTTTTAACATTTACCATGTGCGTGTGGTTGGGGCGACCATTTTTTGGATCAGTATGTTTTCTGTTGGAAATATGTTGATGCAAATTTTGACATTCCCGCTATGGAAAAAATGGGCTGAGCGCAAATCGAATGTGCGTGTCTTCGTATGGGCCGCAATTGGAATGGCTTCGACGCCATTTCTGACGGTACTATCGACGAACTTGTATTACTTAACACTCGTCCAGACAATGTCGGGCTTCTTCCTGTCAGGCGTCGTGTTGCTGCTGTTCAATTTATTGTTGGAACAGTCTCCTGAAGAATCACGTACGTATTGCATCACGACCTACAATGTCCTGCTTGCATTTATGGCGTTCCTTGCACCGCAAATCGGTATTTGGATGTTGAACAGTTGGGGTGTCGAGACGGCAATGTATCTAAACTCTGGACTGAGATTGTTGAGTGCCGCGCTGTTTTATGCCGTGTATGTCCGCTATGGAAGAACGCCTAAAACGATCACCTGA
- a CDS encoding type II CAAX endopeptidase family protein, with protein MFKEMKIRIFVVLMIVFALAVEWILSLYEIPENYKRIISDFVSFELVALLFFGYYFYRYKSPLRTVVSDRNVDTSFLSVLAIALIFNTFSLTTFWVYLVIEDSFFQLDPFIVEPSNETVLFLIVSMVVTTVTGPIAEEFVFRGLLLNRLIKKTNMWAGILISSLAFAAIHMQAEKMLATFIFGILASLIYLKTKNLFIPILIHIVHNGFTLFQEFFFPSWIETLFLVSSDDLYVNVFLKSTFLVVSLLLLILIILYLARSIYSDRRKRDVLSQPVGVSQ; from the coding sequence ATGTTTAAAGAAATGAAAATCCGGATTTTTGTTGTCTTAATGATTGTCTTTGCTCTCGCAGTGGAATGGATTTTATCCTTGTATGAGATTCCTGAAAACTACAAACGCATTATTTCAGATTTCGTTTCTTTTGAATTGGTTGCGTTGCTGTTCTTTGGCTATTACTTTTATCGGTATAAATCTCCGCTCCGGACTGTTGTTTCAGACAGAAATGTTGATACTTCATTCTTATCGGTGCTAGCAATTGCGCTGATTTTCAATACATTTTCACTTACAACGTTTTGGGTTTATTTAGTGATAGAAGATTCTTTCTTTCAATTAGACCCATTTATCGTTGAACCCTCTAATGAAACTGTCCTATTTTTGATTGTCTCTATGGTGGTGACGACGGTAACGGGACCAATCGCTGAAGAATTCGTTTTTCGGGGACTTTTGTTGAACCGCCTCATCAAGAAAACGAATATGTGGGCCGGTATCTTGATTTCGAGTTTGGCTTTTGCAGCAATCCATATGCAAGCCGAAAAGATGCTAGCTACTTTCATCTTTGGCATCCTTGCCTCACTGATTTATTTGAAGACAAAAAATTTATTCATTCCGATCTTGATTCACATCGTACATAACGGCTTCACTTTATTTCAAGAATTCTTCTTTCCTTCATGGATAGAAACCCTTTTCTTAGTCAGCTCGGACGATTTATATGTGAACGTTTTCCTGAAAAGCACGTTTCTCGTGGTCAGCTTATTATTGTTGATTCTCATCATTTTGTATCTTGCAAGAAGCATATACTCCGATAGACGAAAAAGAGATGTATTATCGCAGCCAGTAGGAGTTTCTCAATAA
- a CDS encoding FTR1 family protein produces the protein MRSIHFALVFVLIGLLIFPTKSFATSPEDDLRQANIQIDEVVKSVQLGDTKTASEQFKKYTANWISFESGIKEKSEQAYHDIEDNMGQVQFALAQDPVNSESVQKSLQQLKETNTKFINGQFSQTSVADQDASKNNGDVAKLIMLLNHSLDKIDNQDIDGAKLDIEEFRKSWLDVEGVVLTQSATVYKNAESDMVTSYSMLSANPPDVKGAKKTIEEMRDYLSPLVSKTSYTMLDATTILLREGLEALLVVVALMGFLKKSGHSDKNKWIWVGVGSGIGISLVLGILVNFLFSAGTFGHNNFLIAGWTGVFAAVMLSYMSYWLHSKSSILEWNRYIQKKSTKALDTGSLLSIAILAFLAVFREGTETVLFYIGMASSIDLGSLLGGIAIGLTILLITSYLILKVGLKIPMRPFFMVSSILMFYLCFKFTGMGIHGLQLAGLIPATQAPIPTIDFFAIYSTWESFIPQMILLVVAVFVAFLGKIKQKTIQSRMKKQEELNNAI, from the coding sequence ATGCGATCTATACATTTTGCTCTAGTCTTCGTCCTTATCGGGCTGTTAATTTTTCCAACCAAAAGTTTTGCTACGAGCCCTGAAGATGACCTGCGCCAAGCAAACATTCAAATTGATGAAGTCGTAAAATCTGTTCAATTGGGCGACACTAAAACTGCCTCTGAACAATTTAAGAAATACACGGCTAATTGGATTTCTTTTGAATCAGGAATTAAGGAAAAATCTGAACAGGCTTACCATGATATAGAAGATAATATGGGACAAGTTCAGTTTGCTTTAGCTCAAGATCCGGTTAACTCTGAAAGTGTTCAAAAATCGCTTCAACAACTGAAAGAAACGAATACTAAATTTATTAATGGTCAATTCTCACAAACTTCAGTTGCGGATCAAGATGCTTCAAAAAATAATGGCGATGTTGCCAAACTGATTATGTTATTAAATCACTCTTTAGACAAAATTGATAACCAAGATATTGACGGTGCTAAATTAGATATTGAGGAATTCAGAAAATCTTGGTTGGACGTTGAAGGTGTAGTGCTCACTCAGTCTGCAACGGTCTACAAAAATGCAGAAAGTGATATGGTTACTTCATATTCCATGCTTTCAGCTAATCCGCCCGATGTAAAAGGGGCAAAAAAAACCATTGAAGAAATGAGAGATTATTTATCTCCACTGGTTTCAAAAACTAGCTACACGATGTTAGATGCGACGACCATTCTGTTACGCGAAGGGTTAGAAGCTCTTTTAGTTGTCGTAGCGCTTATGGGCTTTTTAAAGAAATCCGGTCATTCGGACAAGAATAAATGGATTTGGGTAGGCGTGGGTTCTGGCATTGGCATCAGTCTGGTTCTTGGCATTTTGGTCAACTTCTTATTCTCAGCTGGCACATTTGGTCACAACAACTTTCTGATTGCTGGATGGACAGGTGTTTTTGCTGCTGTCATGCTCAGCTACATGAGCTATTGGCTTCATAGTAAATCGAGTATTTTAGAATGGAATCGCTATATCCAGAAGAAAAGTACGAAGGCACTCGATACTGGTAGTTTACTTTCAATTGCGATTTTAGCTTTTCTTGCTGTCTTCCGTGAAGGAACTGAGACCGTATTATTCTATATCGGAATGGCATCTTCTATTGACTTAGGTTCCTTATTAGGTGGCATAGCGATTGGCCTAACCATATTATTGATTACGTCGTACTTAATCTTAAAAGTAGGCTTAAAAATTCCGATGCGTCCATTTTTCATGGTGTCGAGTATATTAATGTTCTACTTGTGCTTTAAGTTTACGGGTATGGGCATTCATGGTTTACAATTAGCCGGGCTTATTCCAGCTACACAAGCTCCAATTCCAACCATTGACTTTTTTGCGATCTACTCAACTTGGGAGAGCTTTATCCCTCAAATGATTTTGTTAGTCGTTGCAGTTTTTGTAGCATTTTTGGGTAAAATAAAACAAAAAACAATTCAATCAAGAATGAAAAAACAGGAGGAACTTAATAATGCAATCTAA